A portion of the Musa acuminata AAA Group cultivar baxijiao chromosome BXJ1-1, Cavendish_Baxijiao_AAA, whole genome shotgun sequence genome contains these proteins:
- the LOC135675742 gene encoding MOB kinase activator-like 1A → MSLFGLGRNQRTFRPKKSAPSGSKGAQLRKHIDATLGSGNLREAVRLPPGEDLNEWLAVNTVDFFNQVNLLYGTLTEFCTPENCPTMTAGPKYEYRWADGVQVKKPIEVSAPKYVEYLMEWIEVQLDDESIFPQKIGSPFPPNFKEVVKTLFKRLFRVYAHIYHSHFQKIVSLKEEAHLNTCFKHFILFTYEFGLIDKKELAPLQELIESIIVPY, encoded by the exons ATGAGCCTCTTCGGCCTCGGAAG GAACCAGAGGACTTTTCGACCTAAAAAAAGTGCGCCATCTGGTAGTAAG GGAGCCCAACTCCGGAAACACATTGATGCAACTCTAGGTAGTGGAAACCTAAGGGAAGCAGTAAGACTCCCACCTGGGGAGGATTTGAATGAATGGCTTGCCGTCAACA ctGTTGATTTCTTCAATCAGGTGAATCTGCTTTATGGTACACTTACAGAATTCTGCACACCTGAGAATTGTCCTACAATGACTGCAGGTCCAAA GTATGAATATAGATGGGCAGATGGTGTACAAGTAAAGAAGCCTATTGAAGTGTCAGCACCGAAGTATGTGGAGTACCTCATGGAGTGGATTGAAGTTCAGCTTGATGATGAGTCTATATTCCCTCAAAAGATAG GTTCACCTTTCCCTCCAAACTTCAAAGAAGTTGTAAAGACACTTTTTAAGCGTTTGTTTCGGGTTTATGCCCATATATACCATTCGCATTTTCAGAAGATTGTCAGCCTTAAGGAAGAAGCACATCTTAACACCTGCTTCAAGCATTTCATTCTTTTTACATAT GAGTTTGGCCTAATCGACAAGAAGGAACTTGCGCCACTTCAGGAGCTTATAGAATCCATCATTGTTCCATATTAA